The window AGCGGGAAGCGGGATATATCAAAGCGATCGAAAGCTTTGGGCTGACGCTGAATCCCAAGTGGTTCGCGCATGGCGATGATTTCTTCGAGCCTAGCGGCTACGCGGCGATGAAGCGACTGCTTGAGAGCGGCAGTCTACCACGGGCCATTTTTGCCGCATCTGATTTACTGGCCCTCGGGGCCATCCGCGCCCTGAAGGAGCATGGACTCCGCATTCCTGAGGATGTTGCCGTAATCGGCTGTGATGATATCGAAGCCTGCAAATACACCAGCCCCACGCTGACCACGATCCGCCAGAACAAGGAACGCCTCGGGGTGCTTGCCGCCCACATGCTGTTTGACCTCATCAACAACCAGTCAGAAGGCGGCTCCTTTGTCGTTGAGCCCGCCCTGATCATCCGCGAATCCTGCGGCAGCGGCTTGAACCGCTGACTACGAAATCCGGCGGCGCTATTCTCTAAGACTGAGCTTACGAATCCTGGTTTCGGAAGCAATTTCCGAATTTAATTGCACTTTGTACAGTAGAAACGGGCCATAAAGCGGCCCGCAGCGATTCTATTGTACTCTGTACAGTTAAAATGGTCTGAATCGCCAAATCCATCCCTTTTCCGCAAATTCAGTTGTACAGAATACAATTAAACCCGGTTTCCGGCCCATACTGAGCGATTCTATTGCACAATATGCAATTACAACTAATACGGCCTTGAACTCTACCCGATATCCCTCCAGGCAGACTGCCAAGTAAACCATTAAATGACTCCGTAAATGACACATCTGAGTTTCCAACGCTGTGAATAAGAAAGCTCATGAAGAATAGGCGCTACGCGATCCCCCCTCAGCGAAAACGTTTTCGATAATATAATCTCTCATTTCAAGTTAGCCTTCAAGGCACGGTTTTTCTGATTTCAGGGTCCATTTTTCGGTTATGAGGGGGAGAGAACCTCCAATCAGCCTCTTCCCCCGCAGCAGCTTACACAGCTCTATAAAGCAGCAGGCGGCTTAACCTGCTCATCCAGACTAAGCTCAACCAGCAGACCGGCTTGCGCCAGACCGGCACCAAAGCCGTAAAGCAGCGCCCGCTGGCCGCTCTGCACCTTGCCTTCCCGGATGCCGAGGTCCAGCGCAAGCGGAATACTGGCGGCAGAGGTATTGCCGAAGTATTCGAGGCTGTACAGCGCCTGCTCAAACGGATACTCCAGGCGCTCGCAGATCGGCTCGATCATCCGCAGATTCGCGCTGTGCGGGATGAACCAGTCCACCTGCGCAAGCGTTGCTCCGGCGTTGTCCAGTACCTGCCGCACCCCTTGCGGAACCGTACGCACCGCCCATTTGAACACCTCCCGGCCGTTCTGCACCAGCTTCCCGGTATCCGAAAGCGCTACGCCATTAACCCTACTTGCCAGTCCCGTGCGGTAGACATGATGCGCCCCGCCACCGTCACTGCTGAGATGGTAGCCCAGAAAACGGTCCTGCTGCTCATCGGTCTCCACGAGCACCGCACCGGCCCCGTCGCCAAACAGAATGCAGGTACTGCGGTCACTATAGTCCGTAATTTTGGACAGTGCATCAGCTCCGAGCACGAGCACCTTACGGTGCAGACCCGAAGCCACATAAGCATGGGCGGTGTGCAGGGCATAGACAAAGCCGGCACAGGCAGCGCTTATATCGATCGCTCCTGCAGTCACCGGAATGCCTAGACGGTGCTGGATGATGGAGGCTACCGAGGGGAAGGAGAAATCAGCTGTGCTCGTAGCCACGATAACCATGTCCACATCCGCGGCAGTTTTTCCGTAACGTGTCAGCAAATCCCGGACAGCAGCAACGCATAAATCACTGGTATATTCATCCTCACGGCTGATTCTGCGTTCACGGATACCCGTCCGCTGCACAATCCACTCATCATTCGTCTCCACCATTTGCTCCAAATCGCTGTTAGCCAGTCTGCGGACAGGGACATATGATCCGATGGCTGTAATCTTCGCACCCTTCATTTTTCAATCACCTCATATAGATTATAGTATCTGGTATTAGTACTTGGTACTAATTATATCCGGGCGCACAGTAAATTGCAAAAAAAGAATACTGGAAAGCCGACAAAAAGAGCCATGACCTCAAGTGAGGCCACAGCTCCTTTTAAAATTACTTATAATGCTAATGCTTGCTAAATGCAAACCTGTTTGCGTGTTTTCCTTCAGGTGGTTTCCTTCAGGTGGTTTCCTTCAGGTGGTTTCCTTCAGGTGGTTTCCTTCAGGTGTTCGCCGGTATGACTTCAACCTGCTCGATCAGCTTTTCCGGCTTGGCGGTGTTTCTGGATACACAGCTGATGACCTGAACATTCTCACCATTCTCGACATAAAAAGCGGGGCCTTCATGGTTCTCGACCGTCACCTGCTGAAACTGGACATCACGCACATTCCCCAGGAAAAATCCGCGGTTATTCATGTTTTCGATGCCTGTCATCATATCCGGTTGGCCTGGAACCGCATTATGGGCCATCGAGATATCGACACTCGTGAAGCTGATTTCCGAAACATACTGCTCTGCCAGCCCATACAGAAAACCTGCGGCGGCATGGACATTGCGGGCGGTGATATTGGCGAAATGAATCCGCCTTACAGCCGGCGTTTCGATGGTCACCGGATAGGGATTTTTATCCCAGACATACTTTTCTTTACCCTTTGGCCCGCAGAAATAATACAGGTTGATCGTAAACGGGCAGATGACACCGTCCATCACGATATTGCTGACCCGGATATCTTCGATGATCCCGCCGCGTCCCCGCCGTGATTTCATGCGGATTCCGCGGTCCGTCTCCTTGAACACACAGTTGCTGATCGTCACATTGCGGATATCTCCGCTCATCTCACTGCCCAGCACTACGGCTCCGTGCCCGTGGATCATCGTGCAATTCATGATCGAAATATTCTCGCAAGGGATACGCTCTGCTGTATCTTCGGTTCCCGCTTTGATCGCAATGCAGTCATCGCCGACATCGATGTTACAATTACTGATCCGTACGCCTGAACAGGACTCCGGATTAATCCCGTCCGTATTCGGCGAATCCGCCGGGTTCAGAATCGAGATATTATCGATGGTCACATTGCTGCACTGAATCGGATTGACCGTCCAGCTCGGTGAATTCAGCAGCGTCACGTCCTTGATCGTAACCCGGCGGCAGTTGTTCAGGCCGATCAGCGTCGGCCGTGGATACTCCAGCATCTCCGGATGATTCCGGTGTTTGTTCCACCAGGGTGCGCCATTGCCTTCCAAGGTCCCGCTTCCGGTAATGGATACATTCACGGCATCCTCAGCGTAAATACAAGGGGAATGAACCTGGCGCTTCACCCCCTCCCAGCGCGCTTCCACTGCCGGATAGTCTGCCGGATCTGTGCTGAAGCTCAGCACCGCCCCGGGGCTTAAGCACAGCTCAATGTTGCTCCGCAGCCGCACCGCTCCGGTAATGAAGGTTCCTGCGGGAACATAGACGGTTCCCCCTCCATGATTACCGGCTGCTTCAATAGCAGCTGCAATAGCACCGGTCGCGGGGACCGGGCTATCTCTGAGCGCACCGTAATCTACAATGTTATACATCGCTTACTCTCTCCTCTCAAGCCTCAGCCAGCATCAGCTCTTTGAGCCCGCCCCGTACAGGGACTGCATCTCCACACAAGCCATCACTAGCGCCCCAACGCCGTGAAGGTCATTGCTTACTTTAGGTCGGGTGACGTAGTTCTCGTAATCACCCGCTGAGGTGCCGATGCAGATGTCCGGGAGAATCAGCCGGCCCTGTTCATCCTGCTGAAGCACCCTGATCAGTCCCTCGTAGCCTTTACGGGCCGCAAGAGCAGCTCCTGATTCATCAGTAGTGAGGCCCAGCTTCACCGCTTTGGCAATGGTATACACAAACAGGCAGGAGCCGGAAGTCTCCAGCCAATTGTCCGGCTCAGCACCCTTGTCAACAACCTGATACCACAGACCACTCACCGGATCTTGATAGCGGATCAGCGCCTGCACGAATTCACTCAGTGCAGCGGCCAGCTCCGGCTGTCCCGGCTCCTCTGCCGGCAGCAGGTCCAGAAACTGTGACAGGGCCAGACCGTACCAGCCGAGCGAGCGGCTCCAGAACTCAGGGGAGCAGCCCGTATCCTTATCGGCCCAAGGCATACGCCGGCTCTCATCCCAGGCGTGATAGAGCAGCCCCGTAGCTTCATCTTTCATATATTTGCGCATCAGCTTCTCCTGATGGAGTACACTTTGACGCAGCTCTTCTTCGCCATAGACATTCGCATATTTCAGCGAGAAGACCCCAGCCATATACAGACCGTCTAGCCACATCTGATACGGATATTTATCCTTATGCCAATAGCCGCCTTCGGACGTCCGGTTGACCGTCCGCAGCAGATTCCGCAGCTTCTCCGCAGCAGTCTTATACTTCTCTTTGCCTGTCCGCTCATGCAGCGAGAACAACAGCAGCCCCGCCTGTACCGCATCCAGCTCATCCCGGGCAAAATAGAAATTACCGTATTCATCCACAAGATCATCTACATACGCCTGAATATATTCGATATAACGCTCTTCCCCGTCAGCTTGCCACAGCAGCTCCATTCCGCACAGAAATACGCCTTGATGGTAGTGCCAGCGGTGGGCAGGAGGAAGCTCTCCCGCCTGATAAATATCCATTAAAGAATCACAGGCCTTGCGGGCCCATTCCATGGGCGTTTTTGGCAGACTGCCTATCATCTCTCTTCCTACCCCTTCCATATCAGTATCAGAGTCTCTGTACCGTAGTTATCCCTTCATTGAACCCAGCATGGCTCCTTTGGCAAAATGCTTCTGCAGGAACGGATATACCATCAGAATCGGCAGGGTTGCCACGACGATAACAGCCATCTTGATCGCCTGGTCTGGCGGCGGAACAGCCGCATCGAGGGTGGAGCTGTGATCCATCCCGCTGGCCAGCACGACGATTTGCCGCAGCAGCACCTGAATCGGCCACTTGGCACTGTCATCCAGATACAGAATCGCACTCATATAAGTGTTCCAATAGGTAACCGCGTAGAACAGCGAAATGGTCGCGATCGCCGGCATGGACAGGGGCAGCACGATCCGGAACAGGATGCCGAAGTCGTTGCAGCCGTCGATTTTGGCGGATTCCTCAAGACCCTCCGGAATGTTCTGGAAAAAGTTTTTGAGAATAATCATGTTGAACGCACTGATCGCAGACGGAAGAATAAGCGCCGCATAGGAATCGATCAGCCCCAGCTCCTTCACTACAAGAAATGTAGGAATCATTCCGCCATGGAACAGCATCGTGAACACGACCAGGAAGTTGACCACATTCCGTCCGTCCAGATCTCTTCGCGAGAGGCCGTAAGCCATCAGCGCCGTGATGAACATACTGAACAAAGTACCGATCAGCGTAACCCCAATCGACACACCCATCGCTTTAAAAATCGTATCCGTGGAAAAAATAAACTTATACGCTTCAAAGCTCCACACTTTCGGGATTAGGACAAATTTGCTCGCTGCGATTTCCGCACTCGTTGTGAAGGAGCCTGCCACCACGTGAATAAAAGGCAGCACCGTCACGAGCGCAATGAGGGCCAGCAGCGTAAAGTTAACCGCAGCAAAAATTCTGCCGCCTATAGATCTGTCTTCTACCATTTTCAATTCCTCCCGCAGTCTCTCAATAAACGCCTTCTTCGCCCATTTTTTTGGACAGCTTGTTGACGGACATGACCATAATCAGCCCAATAACCGATTTGAAGAATCCGATAGCTGTACTGTAACTGAACTGCCCTTGTCTCAAACCAGCAGTATAGACATACGTATCAATAATTTCCGCAACCTCTCTATTCATGGAGTTCAGCATCAGGTAGACATGCTCAAATCCAAGATCCAGCACGGAACCAATTTTCAGAATGAGCAGGGTAATGATGACGCTGCGGATCGCCGGCAGGGTAATATGCCAAATCTGTCTCAGCCGTCCGGCACCATCCATACGTGCAGCTTCATACAGCCCGGGATCGATAGCGGCAATGGAGGCCAGATAAATGATCGTTCCCCAGCCCGCTTCCCTCCAAATAATCTGAATGATGTACATCGGCCTGAACCAGCCCGGATTCAGCAGAAAGTTAATCGGCTCGAAGCCAAAATAAATCAACAGCTCGTTGATAATCCCTCCGTCCATCGTGACCATAACATAGGTGATGGAGACGACAATTACCCAGGACATGAAGTGGGGCAGGTAAACGAGAGTCTGAAAAAACCGTTTGAAGAATGTGCCCCTGAGCTCATTCAGCATCAGAGCGAGGATAATCGGCACGGGAAAATAAAAAACAATATTCATTCCGAACAATATGAGCGTGTTACCCAGGATATTGAGGAAATCCGGCTC of the Paenibacillus pedocola genome contains:
- a CDS encoding ketoacyl-ACP synthase III, producing MKGAKITAIGSYVPVRRLANSDLEQMVETNDEWIVQRTGIRERRISREDEYTSDLCVAAVRDLLTRYGKTAADVDMVIVATSTADFSFPSVASIIQHRLGIPVTAGAIDISAACAGFVYALHTAHAYVASGLHRKVLVLGADALSKITDYSDRSTCILFGDGAGAVLVETDEQQDRFLGYHLSSDGGGAHHVYRTGLASRVNGVALSDTGKLVQNGREVFKWAVRTVPQGVRQVLDNAGATLAQVDWFIPHSANLRMIEPICERLEYPFEQALYSLEYFGNTSAASIPLALDLGIREGKVQSGQRALLYGFGAGLAQAGLLVELSLDEQVKPPAAL
- a CDS encoding glycoside hydrolase family 28 protein translates to MYNIVDYGALRDSPVPATGAIAAAIEAAGNHGGGTVYVPAGTFITGAVRLRSNIELCLSPGAVLSFSTDPADYPAVEARWEGVKRQVHSPCIYAEDAVNVSITGSGTLEGNGAPWWNKHRNHPEMLEYPRPTLIGLNNCRRVTIKDVTLLNSPSWTVNPIQCSNVTIDNISILNPADSPNTDGINPESCSGVRISNCNIDVGDDCIAIKAGTEDTAERIPCENISIMNCTMIHGHGAVVLGSEMSGDIRNVTISNCVFKETDRGIRMKSRRGRGGIIEDIRVSNIVMDGVICPFTINLYYFCGPKGKEKYVWDKNPYPVTIETPAVRRIHFANITARNVHAAAGFLYGLAEQYVSEISFTSVDISMAHNAVPGQPDMMTGIENMNNRGFFLGNVRDVQFQQVTVENHEGPAFYVENGENVQVISCVSRNTAKPEKLIEQVEVIPANT
- a CDS encoding glycoside hydrolase family 88/105 protein, whose product is MIGSLPKTPMEWARKACDSLMDIYQAGELPPAHRWHYHQGVFLCGMELLWQADGEERYIEYIQAYVDDLVDEYGNFYFARDELDAVQAGLLLFSLHERTGKEKYKTAAEKLRNLLRTVNRTSEGGYWHKDKYPYQMWLDGLYMAGVFSLKYANVYGEEELRQSVLHQEKLMRKYMKDEATGLLYHAWDESRRMPWADKDTGCSPEFWSRSLGWYGLALSQFLDLLPAEEPGQPELAAALSEFVQALIRYQDPVSGLWYQVVDKGAEPDNWLETSGSCLFVYTIAKAVKLGLTTDESGAALAARKGYEGLIRVLQQDEQGRLILPDICIGTSAGDYENYVTRPKVSNDLHGVGALVMACVEMQSLYGAGSKS
- a CDS encoding carbohydrate ABC transporter permease, which gives rise to MVEDRSIGGRIFAAVNFTLLALIALVTVLPFIHVVAGSFTTSAEIAASKFVLIPKVWSFEAYKFIFSTDTIFKAMGVSIGVTLIGTLFSMFITALMAYGLSRRDLDGRNVVNFLVVFTMLFHGGMIPTFLVVKELGLIDSYAALILPSAISAFNMIILKNFFQNIPEGLEESAKIDGCNDFGILFRIVLPLSMPAIATISLFYAVTYWNTYMSAILYLDDSAKWPIQVLLRQIVVLASGMDHSSTLDAAVPPPDQAIKMAVIVVATLPILMVYPFLQKHFAKGAMLGSMKG
- a CDS encoding ABC transporter permease, which translates into the protein MQEVTAQASRVPELKPVSYKSSSELKKRLWRNKYLYVMLIPGVLFFVLFKYLPMYGLIISFQDYKPYQGITGSEWVGMEHFKRLFTEPDFLNILGNTLILFGMNIVFYFPVPIILALMLNELRGTFFKRFFQTLVYLPHFMSWVIVVSITYVMVTMDGGIINELLIYFGFEPINFLLNPGWFRPMYIIQIIWREAGWGTIIYLASIAAIDPGLYEAARMDGAGRLRQIWHITLPAIRSVIITLLILKIGSVLDLGFEHVYLMLNSMNREVAEIIDTYVYTAGLRQGQFSYSTAIGFFKSVIGLIMVMSVNKLSKKMGEEGVY